From Bradyrhizobium erythrophlei:
GGTTCACCATGGTCCCGCAGTCATGGCAGACGACGTAGTCGAGCACTTCGACATGACCGGTGCCGGGGTCGACGGCGAGTACGCAGGTATGCGTCGCATAGGAGAAGGCACCGGTACTGCGCCCGGGCTGATAAACCGCGCTCGCCTCCAGCGCCGGCTCTTCGCCGACGGGCAGGCGCTCCGGATGCAGATAGGCGGCCTGGCCGATATCGGCGAACGACACGCTCTGCTCGCCGAAATAGACCCTGCCGTCGGCGAGCCGGACGGATTCCTTCGGGGCCTGCAGCAAATGGGCGCCGATCCGCGCGATCTTCTCGGCCAGGATCACGCAAGCCGCCGACACCGCGCCGCCCGACATGGTCATGCTGCGCGACGCAAAGGTGCCCATTCCGTAGGGCGACACCGAACTGTCGCCGTGCCTGACGATGACGTCCCTGACGGGGATACCGAGTTCCTGGTTGGCGACCTGGGCGAGCGTCGTCTCGAGCCCCTGCCCGTGATTCTGGATCCCGACGAACAGAATGAGCTTGCCGTCGGGTGTGAAGCGGGCGAGCGCGGGCTCGTAACCGAACACCACCGGCAGGCCGCGCGCCACCCATTCCGCCGTGCCATGCGCGGATTGTTCGGTGTAGCTCGCCATGCCGAAGCCGATCAGGCGGCCGTCCGGCTCCGGCCGGCTTTGCCGCGCGCGAACCGCCGGCAATCCGACCGCGTCGCATGCGCGCCTGGCGCATTCCGGATAATTGCCGCTGTCGTAGAGCTTGTGCGTGACGGATTTGTAAGGCATCGCTTCGGGCGGCACCATGTTCAGGATCCGCACCTCGGCCGGCTCGCGGCCGACCGCGCGCGCCACGGCGTCGACCAGGGTCTCGATCGCAAAGCAGGCGCCGCTGCGGCCCACCCCACGATACGGTCCAAGCGGAGATTTGTTGGTCGCCACCGATACCGCACGGGCATGGTAGACCGGGATATCATAGGGACCGGTCATGATGCCGGCCGACATGCCCGCCTCCATCGAAGCGGTCCATGGCCAGACCGAATAAGCGCCGGCATCGACGACGACTTCCGCCTCGAGACCGAGAATGCGGCCGGATCTGTCGGCGTAAGCCGTCACTTCGTAACGATGTTCGCGCGCGTGCGGCGAGGCGGTCAGATGCTCGCGGCGGTCCTCGATCCAGCGCAGCGGCCGATTGAGCTTCATCGATAGCGCCGCGATCGCCAGTTCCTCGGGATTGAAGTTGTTCTTCGGCCCGAAGCCGCCGCCGACATCCGGAGCGATCACCCGCAGCCGGCTTTCCGAGATCCCGAGACTATCCGCCAGGATGGTGCGGATGACATGCGGAAACTGCGTCGACGAATAGACCACCAGTTCGTCGAGCCGCCGGTCATAATGCGCGAGTACGCCGCGGCCTTCCATCGACACGCCGGCATGGCGGCCCATCCGCAGACTCTTGCGGACCGTTACGTCGGCACGAGCGCGCACGGCATCGAGATCGCCGCTGGCGATCCGGGTTTCGATGTAGACGTTGTCCGACCAGCTGTCGTGAACGCGCGGCGCGTCCGGCTTGAGGGCTACCTCGATATCCCATACCGCAGGCAGTTCCTCGAAATCGATGACACAGGCTTGCGCAATGTCCTCGGCCTCCGCGCGCGTCGGCGCGATGCAGATTGCCAGCAGATCGCCGACGAATCGCGCCTTGTCGGAAGTCAGTGCCGGATAGTTCGACGGCTTGAACCCCTTGGCGGCACTGACGGCGAGAATCGGTTTGGTGAATGCGATGTCGGAGGCGAAGAAGACATGGTCCCGCGCGGCCTCTGGAACGGTGATCGAGCGGATTTTGCCATGCGCGACGGGACTGCGCAGGAAGAACACCTCCGCCATTCCCGGCACCTGAAGGTCGGCGAGGTATTCGCCCTTGCCATCCAGGAAGCGCGCATCCTCGTTACGACGCAGCGAAGCCCCGACGCCCTGCGGGCTCGATTTCGAGGAATTTTGTAAACTCACGCTTGACTCATCACCGGTTCCACCCAATCGTATATCGTATACGATCACGCCGGGACCGCACATGTCAATCGGGTCTGGGGATAGGGAGTTTGATCTCGGGATGGCTGGAGCAAAGAAGGATCGTTCGGACGCGGCGGCATCGGCGGCCGTGGTGCGTTTCGCGCCGATGCACGATCAGATCCTGCCGCATCTTCGGCGCGACATCGTGGAAAACCGCTGGAAGTCCGGCGAACGGCTGTCGGAACCGCTGCTCTGCAAGCAGTTTGGGGTCTCGCGCACGCCGCTTCGCGTGGCGCTGAAGACGCTGGAAGCCGAGGGGCTGATCCGGCTGGTACCGCATGTCGGCGCCGTCGTGACCGATCCCGGCGCCAGCGAAATCGCTGAAACCATGGAGATTCTGATCGGGCTGGAGCAGCTCGCCGCCATCCGGGTCGCGCAATCGAAGCGGCAGGAGGTGCTGCACGACATCAAGCGGATCTACGAAGCCATGCGACTGGCGGCCCGGCGCGGCGATGCCTCGCGCTATTACGACCTGAACAATGACTTCCACCTCTGCATCGTGCGCGGCACCGGAAACCGGTCGCTGGTCGATCTGCATGAGAAGGTCATGTGGCACGTCCATCGCGAGCGGCACCGCGCCAACGAAGTCGAATCCGTCACCGTCGAGAGCGCCGAGAGTCACCACGAGATCGTCGACGCAATCCTGGCGCATCGGGCCGAGGATGCCGGCCGCGCCATGCGCAAGCATCTCGAGAACGTAAGCAAGCTGGTGCTGGCAAACCGCATGGCCGAGCAGACCAAGGCCTCGGTCAAGCCGGCTGGAATAAAGCTGAAAAAGAAAACCGCGGACGGCCGACGTGGCAGAGGTTAACGGAATTGCGGCACCCGAATCTCGCCCCCGCGCATTCGTGCAGTTTTCATCGGCTGGGGCGCGCCATCAAGATGCCGCTTCATAACTGCTTTTTGTCGGAGTAGCGGTAACACGGCGGAAACACCCTGAAATAGGGTCTTTGAACACGCGCGAGACAGGCCAACGAGACGGAAGGAGACTGCGATGCGGACTACGGTAATTGGCGGGGCGATGCTGCCTCATGCGCCCCAGTTCTTCACGATGCCGGACACTGAGGACAAGAAGACCGTCGAGCAGGTGCGCGCGGTCGCGGCGGATATCGGCAACAAGCTCAAGGCGTTGAAGCCCGATCTCTGGATCATCTTTTCCAACGATCACGCCGAACAGTTTTTTCTCAACTCCACGCCGCCGTTCACCATCCACGTCGGCGGCGAAGCAAGCGGCGAATTCGCCGGGCGTAAATTCCACTGGAAGATCCCGAGCGAAATCGGCTTCGAAATCGTCCGGCAGCTCTATCGCCAGCAGTTCGATCCCGCCTTCACCAGCACCGCGCGCATCGACTACGCCATCGGCATTCCGCTGACGCATCTCGGCGTCACCGACCCGGTGCTGCCGATCTATGTCAACGCCTATCTCCCGCCGCAGCCGACCATGGAACGCTGCTACGCGTTCGGCCAGGCGATCGCCCGCACCGTCACCTCGCTCGGCTTGCGAACCGTCATCCTGTCGAGCGGCGGCATGTCGCATTTCCCGGGAACAGACCGCTATTCCAATCCGGAGCTCGCCTGGGATAACAAGCTTCTGGAGAAGCTCGCCGCCGGCAATCTGAAATCGCTGATCGGCTTCGACGAGACCGAGCTCGACGACACCGGCAATATCGAGTTGCGGTGCTGGGCCTGCGCAGCCGGCGCGCTGGGCGAGCGCAAGCCTGACGTCGTTTCGATGGATCCGAGCTGGCATCACAATTATGCATCGCTTGCATGGTTCGGCGAACAGGGAGACGGGCGTGACGCGCACTATCCCTCGATCAAACCGGAGCTGGTTCAGCTGACCTCGGCGCTCCACGGCCTCGCCCACAACGAGACCGATCGTGCCCAATACATGGCGGATGCATCGGCCTATGCCGACAAGTTCAAACTTTCGGATGAACACCGTGCGGCACTGGCCAAGCTCGAGGTCCCCTCGATCGTCAAAATGGGGGTTCACCCGCTGGTGCCGTTCCTCGCCAACATGCAGATCCAGCGGCTGCGGAATCCTCGCTGACATAAACCGCTCCTCACTTCCGCAATTAACGGATTTTGTCGGCGGCAAGCCAACCGTGACTGAGACAACACTTCATGAAAAAAACTGCAACCGTAGCCTTTATCGGTTGGGGCGCGATCAATGCCCACGTCGGTGCGCTGCTGGCGCGGCGCCGGAGCGCCATCGATGTCGTCGCCATCGCCACCCTCGACACGCCGGAAGCGCGCGCCTCGATACCGAAGGGGGTTCGCTTTCTGGACTCTCCCGAGAAACTGATCGAACTGGCGCCTGACATCGTGGTCGAAGCGGCCGGCCGGGCCGCTATCGACAGATGGGCCGAAGCCGCGCTCGCCGCCTCGCCCGCGATGATCATCGCCTCCACCAGCGCGTTCTGCGACGACGCATTGCTGCCCCGGCTCGTGGCGGTCGCCGAAACCCACGGCAGCCGGATTCTGATTCCGTCAGGGGCAATCGGCGCGGTCGACGCGCTGGCCGGCGCCGCGGTGCTGGGGCTTGACGAGGTGACGCATCAGATCGTCAAGCCGCCGGTGGCGTGGAAGGGAACGCCGGCTGACCAACTGCTCGATCTTGCCACCCTGACCGAGCGCACGGTATTTTTTACGGGCACCGCGCGTGAAGCCGCCGGTCTTTATCCGCAAAATGCCAATGCCACGGTGGTCACCGCCTTGGCCGGTGTCGGCCTCGACAAGACCCGGGTGGAACTGGTGGCGGACCCGTCATTCCGCAGTAACGGCCACCGCATCATCGCGCGAGGCGGGTTCGGTCGCATGGACATCACACTCGAAAACAACCCGCTTCCGACCAATCCGAAATCATCGGAGCTGACGGCGCTGAGCCTGGTGCGACTGATCGAGCATCAGGTCAACGTGGTCGTCATCTAACCGCGCGCCAGGTAATGTGTATTGTCGCCCGAGTGCGGTCCATAAGACGATGCGAATGAAGAGCGTGAACCCATGACGAACTTCCCCGAGATCCCCACCGAACTTCGCGAACTAATGGCTGAGATCGGACCGAAATGGGCCACCGATACCAAAGGCCATGTTCGGTTGATGATCGACAAATTCAGCGAGGTGCTCAGGCATTCGCCAACGGAAGGGGTCCAGGTGGAGACAGGCAACTCCTATGGACCGCATGAGCGGCAGGCCTTCGAAGTGTTCCATCCCGCCTCATCTGACCGGGTACCCCGACCCGGGCTGATCTTCGTTCACGGCGGCGCTTTCACCGAGGGCAGCCGCCACCGAACCGAGGCGATCTACGCCAACGTTCTCTATTATTTCGCCAGACACGGCATCGTCGGCATCAACGCCGGTTACCGGCTTGCACCCGAAGCGCGCTATCCCGAAGCCACCCGCGATATTGCTTCCGTCGTGCAATGGATGCGCACCAATGCTGTCAGGCTCAATATCGACCCCAACCGCATATTCCTGATGGGCCACTCGGCAGGCGGCGCCCATGTCGGCAGCTACGCTTACGACAAGCGGCACCAGCCGGCCGGCGGGCACGGGCTGGCCGGAGTCCTCATCATCAGCGGCCGCGTTCGCGCCGACGGCCGCGCCGACAATCCTAACGCCCGTCGGGTTGCAGAGTATTACGGCAGCGACCTTTCGACGTATGACGACCTTTCACCGGTTTCACATGTCGACAAGAACAGCCCACCGACGTTCATCGCGTGCTCCGAATTCGAAAATCCGCTGATCGACGTCTACTGTTACGAGCTCGCCCATCGCCTTGCGTCGGCCAAGGGACGCGCGCCGCCCCTTGTCTGGCTGAAAGGCCACAATCATACCTCGATCATCGGACACTTCAACACTGCCGAGGATACTTTGGGGCGAGCTTGCCTGCAGTTCATCTCCGAAACACGCCGCGCCTGACTCCCTGTCGAGTTCCGGGCGCGCCTTACGGAAGGCGTATTCCGGTGAATTTCGGCTGCGTGTATTCTTCGAACGCATACGGCAGTCCTTCGCGGCCGACGCCGGATCGGCCAACGCCGCCGAACGGATAGTTGTCGAGCCGGAAGCGGCTTGCCTCGTTGATCCAGAGCGAGCCGACCCGAACCTCTTCCGACATCCGAAACGCCGTCGCGAGGCTCGAGGTGAAACACGATCCCTGCAAGCCGAACTCGCAGTCATTTGCGATCCGTATCGCATCATCGATGTCCTTGGCGCGCATCATGACGACCACGGGCCCAAACACTTCCTCGCGAACAAGGCGCGTTCCATCTGGCGGATCGACGACGATGGTCGGCGGTATCACGCAGCCTTGGAAAGCCCCGGACGTCACCACGCGGCATCCGCGGCTCCTCGCGTCCTCGATCATCGCCGTGATACGCTCGGCGGCGCGAGCTGACGCGACCGGACCAAGATCGGTCTCCGGCAACGATGGATCCCCTACCTTGAGCCGCTTCGTCGCTTCGATGAAACGCTCCAGAAAGGTATCGAAAACCGGGGCTTCGACAATAATGCGCTGGGTCGAAATACATTGTTGTCCGCTCGCCTCGAAGGAGGACGGAACGATGCGCTGCACGGCATCGTCAATATTGGCGTCCGCAGCGACAATGTTTGGCGAGTTGCCACCCAGTTCGCCAATGAATCGTTTTGCCCCTGCGGCCCGCGCCAACGCGTCGCCTGCGGCGGTTCCGCCGGTCAGCGTGACGAGGTCGACGCCAGGATGGGCGGCAAGGCCAAGGGCTTCTTCCCGGTCGCCGGCTACGACGTGAACGAGCCCGTCAGGCACTCCGCCGGCGATAAAGGCCTCGGCGATCAGCTGTGCGATTTGCGTACCCTCCAGGCACGGCTTGATCACAACCGCGTTTCCGGTGACCAGGGCCGGAGCAAGTTTTTGAATCAGCAGATTGGAGGGTGCATTAAACGGAGTGACAGCCGCAACCACCCCATAGGGCACGCGGCGCGTGAACCCGAACAAGCCGGTCCCGGCCGGGACCATATCCAGCGGCACGACCTCTCCACCCTGGCCATGAAGATGCTGGGCACACGCCCTGACGAACGCAATGCTGCGCTTGACCTCCATTTCGGCCGCCCGACGGGGCTTGCCAATATGCGCGATCGTGGCTTCGATGATGCTTTTGGACGCCTGTTCCATCGCAGACGCCGCGCCGTTGATCCAGCTGGCGCGCTGATGCGCCGGCGTCTTAACGAATTGCCGGAAGGCCGCCTTGGCGGCCTCGACTACGCGGTCCAGCTCGACTGCACCGGCCGGTGAGACCGTGAATGCAATATCGCCGCTCCACGGATTTCGAACCGGAAATGTGCCTTTTTCCGACGCATCTAGAGCTGAGCCGCTATCCTTTGTCATTCCGTCCTGTCCCAAGGCTTGCGTGAAGGCCGATTTCACATTGAACATCCGGACCACCACCGAAAAGTCGAATGCGACAAAAAACTTTTCCACATTGTTGACTATCCAGTCAACACCCGGCTCCCGGCCGGCCGCCGGCATCGATGCAAGCTAGGGACGCGGATATCCAAGGATGACATCCTCGGTATGCAGAAGCCTCGACTTCAGCGCCTCATCGGATCGTCGGCGAACGCCTCGATGGTCTTCACAGCCTGGCCCTTCAAGAGCCGCGGCAAACGTAAACCGCCTACGGTTTCCCAGGCGGCCCATCTAGTGCAGCTTGGAGAGGTCCTCCTTTTTTGCCTCCGTGACCACAGCGGCACGATCATAGGTATTGATCTGGTCGATGAACTGATTCGTGAAGACCTTGTCGGCCGCAGGGGCTACCGGCACGACAGCCTGGTCCTTGAGGAACTGCAAAAGATGCTGCCAGTCGGCCTCAACAAAGAAGCCATGCTTGCCCCCGATCTTCTCACTGGTCCAGATCGCCAACCTGCCCTGATTGACGGCGATCCCTTCCTTCAGTGCCTCGGCTGCGTCCGGGTTCTTGGAACGGGATTCCGGATAATTCTTCCAGGTAATCAGCACCGCGGCTTCAGGATTGGCCATGCTGTAATCATATCCCTTGGCGACCGCTCGAGCGATGCCGACCAACATTTTCGGATTCTTTTCGATCGTATCATTTCGCGCGAGCAGGCCGACATCCGGCAGTGTGCGCAGAAGGTCCGAGGCCGGAATTTCCCGGAGCTTCAGCCCCGAGAAGGCCAGTTTGGCCAGTGCCGCGTCCCAGAAGATCACGCCGTCGACGAATTTCTGGCGAACCGACGTGATCGCCTGAGCGCCCAGTCCGATTGGAAGAAAGGAGATATCCTTTGCCGGATCCAGTCCGGCTTCTTTCACGAAAGCCTTCGCAAATGTCGTTCCGGCGCTTCCCATCGACTGGACGCCAAGCTTCTTGTCCTTCAGATCGGCCAGAGTTTTGATCGGACTGTCGGGCAGCACGGCAACCGACCAGATATTGGCGTAATACAGGTCATAATAGTATCGGATATTCAGCTTACCGGACTGGATGCCAACGATGGCCTCACCGGGGGAAGCCGCTCCCACTTCGGCGTTGCCTGCCGAAACCTGTAACGCGGACTCGTTCGATCCGCCCACCGCCAGCAGGCTTACATCGTAGCCTTCGGCGTCGAAATAACCCTTCTCCTTTGCTACCACGAACGGCGAGAACGCCTCGTCAATGGCCCTGACCGGAATCAGGATGCGCACCTTCTCCAGCGCGTAGGCAGCCGCCGAAAAGTTCAGCATTAGTGCCGCGACAAGAGCCGCCTGCGGTATCTTGCATCCGATACCAACGTACGACATTCGCATTCTCGCTACCCTAAAACGTGACTACACCAACACCGGCGCCTCATTACGCCGGATCCAGAAAATATAACGACGGGCCGCCACTCGCGTGACGCCGTGCATCACCAGTCCGATTGCCGAGAGAACGATCAGCACCGCAAACACGCCGGCGATGTCGAGATTGAAATTGAGCGCGATGATCAGGTAGCCCAAACCGACCTGGGCGCCGACAAATTCGCCGACGATGGCGCCGATTACGGCCAGCACGGCCGCGATCTCGAGCCCCGCGAAAATCAGAACCAATGTTGACGGAATCCGCAATCGCACAAGTGTTTGCCAGCTGGTGGCTCCAAACGCCTTCATCATGTCGAGCTGGTCTCGGTCGGTGGCGTGAAATCCGGCCACCACGCTGACCAGAATAGGAAAGAAGCATACCAGCGCCGTGATGACGACCTTCGACGTCAGCCCGTATCCGAACCAAATGATGAACAGCGGCGCGATAGCTACCTTGGGCAGGGTCTGCAGCGCCACCAGATACGGGTAGACCAGACGCTCGACCACCGGAATTAGCGAGATCATGGCGCCGATCACAAGCCCAGCCAACACGCCGAACACGAATCCGGAGAGAATCTCGACCAGGGTCGCCCATAGATGCGGCCATATGGTTCCTGACGCCACCAGCGTGTAGAGCCTTCCAGCTATCTCGTCGGGCGACGGCAGCACCAGCGGCGATATGTCAAACAGCCGGCAAGCGCCTTGCCAGACGGCAAGAACCGCAAGCGCGAGCAGGACCGACTGCAGCCGGTGCGAAGCGAGCAATTTCCTGATTGCGATCATAGCGCCGACACCATCGATGTCTCGGCTCCGAAAAGCCTGCGAATGTGGTCGCACAATTCACCAAAGCGCGGCGTCCCCATGGTCCGAAGGTTGCGCGGGCGCGCGATGTCGATATCGACGATTTCCGAAATCCTGCCGGGCCTGGGCGACATCACAACCACCCGATCGCCCAGCAGCACGGCTTCCGGAATGCTGTGGGTGATGAAGAACACCGTCATGCGCTGCTCGGACCAAACCCGCATCAGTTCCACGTTCATGGATTCCCGGGTCATGGCGTCCAGCGCGCCGAACGGCTCATCCATCAGCAGGATCTTCGGATCGCGCATCAATGCACGGCAGATTGACACCCGCTGCTGCATGCCCCCTGACAGTTCGAACGGGTATTTCGCGGCGAAGTCCTTCAAGCCCATGAATTCCAGCAAGCGCTCGGCGCGGGTAACGGTTTCCGCCGAGGTGTCATGCTTCAGCTGCGCCGGCAGCAGAACGTTGGCGAGCACGGTATTCCAGGGAAGCAGCACGGCCTGCTGAAACACCACGCCGGCGTCGGCGCGCGGTTTGATGATGCGCTCTCCGCCAGAATAGACTTCTCCAGCGGAAGCCTGTTCGAGTCCGGCCAGAATCCGCAACAGCGTGGTCTTGCCACATCCGCTCGGACCGACAACCGAGATGAACTCGTGTTTCTGGATTTCAAGATTGACGTTGGATAGAGCGGTGACAATTCCGCCCGACCGGGCGGAAAAGCGCTTCTCGAGGCCCACGATTCGTATCAGCGCCTCATGCGACTGACCTGGTGCAGCTTCGACAACATCGATGCCGCTCTTGTCCGATCGCGCTGTCTGCTTTCCCATTGTTCCGATCTGCGTGGACGCCAGAACCTCTTATCGACAGGGCTAACGATAGGTCACAGTTGACTATCCAGTCAACTGAAGGATTAGCGCCGGCTTGAAATGCAATGTGGATCCGGCCGTCCGACAAGTCCTTGCTGCCGCCACGGCAAACAGCTGCGGATCTGACTCTGCATCGCAGCCGCTGCCTGCGCGCAGGTTCAACAGGCCGCAGCGTGGTCGCCAATCGAAAAGCCGCAGAAGGCGGCGCGCCTGTCTATTTTTGTTGCAAGGATACGTGACGGGAACTTGAGGCCAATTGCTTGAAAATCGTGCGTCGTGGTTTCTTGCAAGGCATGGCGGCCGGCGGCGACAGGCAGTAGCGCAGCACCAGGGTAGTGACATGATCGAGCCAAAGCTTCTGCGCCTCTTCGGACCCCAGATCCCGGTTGAGTGCGATTTCGAGTGTGAATTGGTTAGAGAGATAATGATAGCAGAGCGAGGACAGGGTCAGATAAACGATAGTCGGATCGAGGTCTGGCCGGAACGTGCCGTCCTCGAGGCCACGATCGAGAACGAAGCGGATGGTTTCAACCAGAGGGTTGTACAGATCCCTCATCCGACCCGATTTGCGGATGTATTTTCCCCGGTGCTTGTTCTCCTCGTTCATCAGCCGGATCGCGCTGGGATTGTTCTTGAAGGCGTAGAAGGTGTGATGAACGAGCTGGCCCATCGCCGCCACGGGATCGCTGGCGCGCACCGACAGATCCTTCTGCTGCTCGCGCAGGTCCTGATACATCTGCTCCAGAGCGGCGACGAACAGGCCCTCCTTCGACTTGAAATAATAGTAAAGCATGTTTTTGCTGACGCGGCAGCGCGCGGCGATACGATCGACACGAGCACCCTCGAACCCGATCCGGGCAAATTCCTCGGTTGCCTGTTTCAGGATCTTTTCGCGAACGCGAACCGGATCATTGCTGCGGCGTGCCACGACTCAATTCTCCCTGCCATGCGGCAACGATGACGGCGCGGGCGTCCGATTCG
This genomic window contains:
- a CDS encoding TetR/AcrR family transcriptional regulator; its protein translation is MARRSNDPVRVREKILKQATEEFARIGFEGARVDRIAARCRVSKNMLYYYFKSKEGLFVAALEQMYQDLREQQKDLSVRASDPVAAMGQLVHHTFYAFKNNPSAIRLMNEENKHRGKYIRKSGRMRDLYNPLVETIRFVLDRGLEDGTFRPDLDPTIVYLTLSSLCYHYLSNQFTLEIALNRDLGSEEAQKLWLDHVTTLVLRYCLSPPAAMPCKKPRRTIFKQLASSSRHVSLQQK
- a CDS encoding ABC transporter permease — encoded protein: MIAIRKLLASHRLQSVLLALAVLAVWQGACRLFDISPLVLPSPDEIAGRLYTLVASGTIWPHLWATLVEILSGFVFGVLAGLVIGAMISLIPVVERLVYPYLVALQTLPKVAIAPLFIIWFGYGLTSKVVITALVCFFPILVSVVAGFHATDRDQLDMMKAFGATSWQTLVRLRIPSTLVLIFAGLEIAAVLAVIGAIVGEFVGAQVGLGYLIIALNFNLDIAGVFAVLIVLSAIGLVMHGVTRVAARRYIFWIRRNEAPVLV
- a CDS encoding xanthine dehydrogenase family protein molybdopterin-binding subunit: MSLQNSSKSSPQGVGASLRRNEDARFLDGKGEYLADLQVPGMAEVFFLRSPVAHGKIRSITVPEAARDHVFFASDIAFTKPILAVSAAKGFKPSNYPALTSDKARFVGDLLAICIAPTRAEAEDIAQACVIDFEELPAVWDIEVALKPDAPRVHDSWSDNVYIETRIASGDLDAVRARADVTVRKSLRMGRHAGVSMEGRGVLAHYDRRLDELVVYSSTQFPHVIRTILADSLGISESRLRVIAPDVGGGFGPKNNFNPEELAIAALSMKLNRPLRWIEDRREHLTASPHAREHRYEVTAYADRSGRILGLEAEVVVDAGAYSVWPWTASMEAGMSAGIMTGPYDIPVYHARAVSVATNKSPLGPYRGVGRSGACFAIETLVDAVARAVGREPAEVRILNMVPPEAMPYKSVTHKLYDSGNYPECARRACDAVGLPAVRARQSRPEPDGRLIGFGMASYTEQSAHGTAEWVARGLPVVFGYEPALARFTPDGKLILFVGIQNHGQGLETTLAQVANQELGIPVRDVIVRHGDSSVSPYGMGTFASRSMTMSGGAVSAACVILAEKIARIGAHLLQAPKESVRLADGRVYFGEQSVSFADIGQAAYLHPERLPVGEEPALEASAVYQPGRSTGAFSYATHTCVLAVDPGTGHVEVLDYVVCHDCGTMVNPMIVEGQVVGGVAQGLGTALYEEIPYDENGQPLASTFLDYMIPGATEVPDVRVLHMETPSPHTRFGIKGMGEGGAIAPPAAIVNAINDALRPLGAEIGQTPATPDRILRAIIAARETRP
- a CDS encoding ABC transporter substrate-binding protein — protein: MSYVGIGCKIPQAALVAALMLNFSAAAYALEKVRILIPVRAIDEAFSPFVVAKEKGYFDAEGYDVSLLAVGGSNESALQVSAGNAEVGAASPGEAIVGIQSGKLNIRYYYDLYYANIWSVAVLPDSPIKTLADLKDKKLGVQSMGSAGTTFAKAFVKEAGLDPAKDISFLPIGLGAQAITSVRQKFVDGVIFWDAALAKLAFSGLKLREIPASDLLRTLPDVGLLARNDTIEKNPKMLVGIARAVAKGYDYSMANPEAAVLITWKNYPESRSKNPDAAEALKEGIAVNQGRLAIWTSEKIGGKHGFFVEADWQHLLQFLKDQAVVPVAPAADKVFTNQFIDQINTYDRAAVVTEAKKEDLSKLH
- a CDS encoding aldehyde dehydrogenase family protein, which gives rise to MEKFFVAFDFSVVVRMFNVKSAFTQALGQDGMTKDSGSALDASEKGTFPVRNPWSGDIAFTVSPAGAVELDRVVEAAKAAFRQFVKTPAHQRASWINGAASAMEQASKSIIEATIAHIGKPRRAAEMEVKRSIAFVRACAQHLHGQGGEVVPLDMVPAGTGLFGFTRRVPYGVVAAVTPFNAPSNLLIQKLAPALVTGNAVVIKPCLEGTQIAQLIAEAFIAGGVPDGLVHVVAGDREEALGLAAHPGVDLVTLTGGTAAGDALARAAGAKRFIGELGGNSPNIVAADANIDDAVQRIVPSSFEASGQQCISTQRIIVEAPVFDTFLERFIEATKRLKVGDPSLPETDLGPVASARAAERITAMIEDARSRGCRVVTSGAFQGCVIPPTIVVDPPDGTRLVREEVFGPVVVMMRAKDIDDAIRIANDCEFGLQGSCFTSSLATAFRMSEEVRVGSLWINEASRFRLDNYPFGGVGRSGVGREGLPYAFEEYTQPKFTGIRLP
- a CDS encoding aspartate dehydrogenase, encoding MKKTATVAFIGWGAINAHVGALLARRRSAIDVVAIATLDTPEARASIPKGVRFLDSPEKLIELAPDIVVEAAGRAAIDRWAEAALAASPAMIIASTSAFCDDALLPRLVAVAETHGSRILIPSGAIGAVDALAGAAVLGLDEVTHQIVKPPVAWKGTPADQLLDLATLTERTVFFTGTAREAAGLYPQNANATVVTALAGVGLDKTRVELVADPSFRSNGHRIIARGGFGRMDITLENNPLPTNPKSSELTALSLVRLIEHQVNVVVI
- a CDS encoding alpha/beta hydrolase — its product is MTNFPEIPTELRELMAEIGPKWATDTKGHVRLMIDKFSEVLRHSPTEGVQVETGNSYGPHERQAFEVFHPASSDRVPRPGLIFVHGGAFTEGSRHRTEAIYANVLYYFARHGIVGINAGYRLAPEARYPEATRDIASVVQWMRTNAVRLNIDPNRIFLMGHSAGGAHVGSYAYDKRHQPAGGHGLAGVLIISGRVRADGRADNPNARRVAEYYGSDLSTYDDLSPVSHVDKNSPPTFIACSEFENPLIDVYCYELAHRLASAKGRAPPLVWLKGHNHTSIIGHFNTAEDTLGRACLQFISETRRA
- a CDS encoding ABC transporter ATP-binding protein; translation: MGKQTARSDKSGIDVVEAAPGQSHEALIRIVGLEKRFSARSGGIVTALSNVNLEIQKHEFISVVGPSGCGKTTLLRILAGLEQASAGEVYSGGERIIKPRADAGVVFQQAVLLPWNTVLANVLLPAQLKHDTSAETVTRAERLLEFMGLKDFAAKYPFELSGGMQQRVSICRALMRDPKILLMDEPFGALDAMTRESMNVELMRVWSEQRMTVFFITHSIPEAVLLGDRVVVMSPRPGRISEIVDIDIARPRNLRTMGTPRFGELCDHIRRLFGAETSMVSAL
- a CDS encoding GntR family transcriptional regulator, yielding MAGAKKDRSDAAASAAVVRFAPMHDQILPHLRRDIVENRWKSGERLSEPLLCKQFGVSRTPLRVALKTLEAEGLIRLVPHVGAVVTDPGASEIAETMEILIGLEQLAAIRVAQSKRQEVLHDIKRIYEAMRLAARRGDASRYYDLNNDFHLCIVRGTGNRSLVDLHEKVMWHVHRERHRANEVESVTVESAESHHEIVDAILAHRAEDAGRAMRKHLENVSKLVLANRMAEQTKASVKPAGIKLKKKTADGRRGRG